One part of the Sphingopyxis sp. PAMC25046 genome encodes these proteins:
- a CDS encoding CusA/CzcA family heavy metal efflux RND transporter, translating to MIAKLMALSVRARWAVLFLFLVIAGLGVWQLTKLPIDAVPDITNKQVQINTIDPRLSPVEIEKLVTYPIEISLAGIPGLETTRSISRNGFSQVTAIFTDETDLYFARQQVGERLLQAGENLPDGAQPQIGPVTTGLGEVVMYTVGYKNPDGKGAKKVAGQPGWQPDGSYLTPEGDILTDEIAKSGYLRTVQDWIVSPQLKSVGGVAGVDSIGGYAKTFVVEPDPTRLTSYGISYSELGEALERANLAVGANYYNRAGEAYLVRVDARVRSVDEIRNAVVATRGGVPVTVGQLANVKIGGDLRTGAGSMNGKEAVIGTVLMLIGQNSRTVAEDVSAKIAQVSKTLPPGVEVKVVLDRAKLVNATVGTVEKNLTEGALLVAAALFFLLGNWRAAIIAVLVIPFSFLMMAMGMNAFRVPGNLMSLGALDFGLIVDGAVIIIENCLARLAHRQEHEGRLLNLRERLEETMRASQEMIKPTVFGQAIILLAFAPLLMFTGVEGKTFSPMAITIMLALVAAFILAITLVPALVALMIRGKVAEKEVWAIRKSKERYLPLLDKALAKPWAFIAGGFAFFVLAIPAFGLLGSEFIPQLDEKNMALASTRVPSVSLEQSLVMQRNVETAISSLPEVELMFSKTGTAEVATDPMPPNISDGFVILKPQDQWPAGVDSKADVVERIEKAAGGQLGQLYEVSQPIQLRFNELIAGVRGDVAIKLYGDDLDKMSLAANEMVRVLQGIPGAGSVKADQVGGAPTLDVKLDRNAIARYGLSVQEVADTVSAALGGRESGLLYEGDRRFDITVRVPDATRVNLDDIRALPVLLPSEGGNRGQIPLAQVAQIRLTEGLNQISRENGKRRVVVQVNLEGRDAGSFVAEAQAKIANVKLPAGYYLEWGGQFESLQAASQRLSIVVPLCFAGIFILLYMALGTFGRATAVFLAVPLGLAGGVFTLALTGINFSVSAAVGFICLAGVAVLNGLVVMTAIRERLENDVPLTEAIREGMTEKMRAVIMTGFVPAIGFVPMAIATGTGAEVQKPLATTVIGGLIAATILTLLVLPAIAKVVLGANWQPKFLKRKAESAVQPVTE from the coding sequence CTCGCCGGTCGAAATCGAGAAGCTCGTAACCTATCCGATCGAAATCTCGCTCGCCGGCATTCCGGGGCTCGAGACGACACGCTCGATCTCGCGCAACGGCTTCAGCCAGGTGACGGCAATCTTCACCGATGAAACCGACCTCTATTTCGCGCGCCAGCAGGTGGGCGAACGGCTTCTCCAGGCGGGCGAGAATCTTCCCGACGGGGCCCAGCCGCAGATCGGTCCCGTCACGACGGGTCTCGGCGAGGTCGTCATGTACACCGTCGGCTACAAAAATCCCGACGGGAAGGGCGCCAAGAAGGTCGCGGGCCAACCAGGTTGGCAACCCGACGGCAGCTATCTGACCCCCGAGGGCGATATCCTCACCGACGAGATCGCCAAATCGGGCTATCTTCGCACGGTCCAGGACTGGATCGTCAGCCCGCAATTGAAGTCGGTCGGCGGCGTCGCCGGCGTCGACTCGATCGGCGGCTATGCCAAGACCTTCGTGGTCGAACCCGATCCGACCCGCCTCACCAGCTACGGCATTTCCTATAGCGAACTGGGCGAAGCCCTTGAACGCGCCAACCTCGCGGTCGGTGCCAACTACTATAACCGGGCAGGCGAGGCCTATCTCGTGCGCGTCGATGCACGCGTCCGCTCGGTCGACGAAATCCGCAACGCCGTCGTCGCGACGCGCGGCGGCGTGCCCGTGACGGTTGGACAGCTCGCCAATGTGAAGATCGGCGGCGACCTCAGAACCGGTGCGGGCAGCATGAACGGCAAGGAGGCGGTCATCGGGACCGTGCTCATGCTGATCGGGCAGAATAGCCGCACTGTTGCGGAGGATGTTTCGGCGAAGATCGCGCAGGTGTCGAAGACCCTGCCGCCCGGCGTCGAAGTGAAGGTGGTACTCGACCGCGCCAAGCTCGTGAACGCAACCGTCGGCACGGTTGAAAAGAACCTCACCGAAGGCGCGCTGCTCGTAGCGGCCGCGCTCTTCTTCCTGCTCGGCAACTGGCGCGCCGCGATCATCGCGGTGCTCGTCATTCCCTTCTCCTTCCTGATGATGGCGATGGGCATGAACGCCTTCCGGGTCCCCGGTAACCTGATGAGCCTCGGCGCGCTCGACTTCGGTCTGATCGTCGACGGGGCGGTGATCATCATCGAAAACTGCCTCGCCAGACTGGCGCACCGGCAGGAGCATGAAGGGAGATTGCTCAACCTTCGCGAACGTCTCGAGGAGACGATGCGCGCGAGCCAGGAGATGATCAAACCGACCGTCTTCGGCCAGGCGATCATCCTACTGGCCTTCGCGCCGTTGCTGATGTTTACGGGCGTCGAGGGGAAGACCTTCTCGCCGATGGCCATCACCATCATGCTCGCGCTCGTTGCGGCCTTCATTCTCGCGATCACCCTGGTTCCGGCGCTTGTCGCGCTGATGATTCGCGGCAAGGTTGCCGAGAAGGAAGTCTGGGCGATCCGCAAGTCGAAGGAGCGCTACCTGCCCTTGCTCGACAAGGCGCTCGCCAAGCCGTGGGCTTTCATCGCCGGCGGCTTTGCCTTCTTCGTCCTTGCGATCCCGGCGTTCGGACTGCTCGGCTCGGAATTCATTCCGCAGCTCGACGAGAAGAATATGGCGCTTGCCTCGACGCGCGTGCCTTCGGTGAGCCTCGAACAGTCTCTGGTCATGCAGCGCAACGTCGAGACGGCGATCTCGAGCCTGCCCGAAGTCGAGCTGATGTTTTCGAAGACGGGTACGGCCGAGGTGGCGACCGACCCGATGCCGCCGAACATCTCCGACGGTTTCGTGATCCTGAAACCCCAGGATCAGTGGCCGGCAGGTGTCGATTCGAAGGCCGATGTCGTCGAGCGTATCGAGAAAGCCGCTGGCGGCCAGCTCGGCCAGCTTTATGAAGTCAGCCAGCCGATCCAGCTTCGTTTCAACGAACTGATCGCGGGCGTTCGCGGCGACGTGGCCATCAAGCTCTACGGGGACGACCTCGACAAGATGTCGCTCGCGGCGAACGAGATGGTGCGCGTGCTCCAGGGCATACCGGGTGCGGGCAGCGTCAAGGCCGACCAAGTGGGCGGCGCTCCGACGCTCGACGTGAAGCTCGATCGCAATGCGATCGCGCGCTACGGTCTCTCGGTACAGGAGGTTGCCGATACGGTGTCGGCGGCGCTCGGCGGGCGGGAATCCGGCCTGCTCTATGAGGGCGACAGGCGCTTCGACATCACGGTTCGCGTCCCCGACGCGACCCGGGTCAATCTCGACGACATCCGCGCGCTGCCCGTGTTGCTGCCCTCCGAGGGCGGCAATCGCGGACAGATACCGCTCGCCCAGGTGGCGCAGATCCGGCTGACCGAAGGGCTCAACCAGATCAGCCGCGAAAATGGCAAGCGGCGCGTCGTCGTGCAGGTGAACCTCGAAGGCCGCGATGCGGGATCCTTCGTGGCCGAAGCGCAGGCGAAGATCGCCAATGTGAAGCTTCCGGCGGGCTATTACCTCGAATGGGGCGGGCAGTTCGAAAGTCTGCAGGCCGCATCGCAGCGGCTCTCGATCGTGGTGCCGCTCTGCTTCGCGGGCATCTTCATCCTGCTTTACATGGCGCTCGGCACGTTCGGGCGCGCGACCGCCGTGTTCCTCGCCGTGCCGCTTGGGCTCGCGGGCGGGGTGTTCACTCTCGCGCTTACGGGCATCAACTTCTCGGTGTCGGCGGCGGTGGGCTTCATCTGCCTTGCCGGCGTCGCGGTGCTCAACGGTCTCGTCGTCATGACGGCGATCCGCGAACGGCTCGAGAATGATGTCCCGCTCACGGAGGCAATCCGCGAGGGCATGACCGAGAAGATGCGTGCGGTGATCATGACCGGCTTCGTGCCCGCGATCGGCTTCGTGCCGATGGCGATCGCGACCGGCACGGGTGCCGAGGTGCAGAAGCCTCTCGCGACGACCGTCATCGGCGGTCTCATCGCGGCGACCATCCTGACGCTGCTCGTTCTCCCCGCGATCGCAAAAGTCGTCCTCGGGGCGAACTGGCAGCCGAAGTTCCTCAAGCGAAAAGCGGAGTCGGCGGTCCAGCCGGTCACGGAATAG
- a CDS encoding DUF190 domain-containing protein encodes MTKASKLLRIYTDESAFFGDQRVFEFISELARQQKLAGVTVLEAVLGFGRSAHLHRKHALENDRAVVIEIIDEEQRLRDFAAQLTEIPDIGLITLEAVEILGGKSAAEPPDVQS; translated from the coding sequence ATGACAAAAGCATCCAAGCTCTTGCGCATCTACACCGATGAATCCGCCTTCTTCGGTGATCAGCGGGTCTTCGAGTTCATTTCCGAACTCGCTCGCCAGCAAAAGCTGGCAGGCGTTACGGTGCTCGAAGCGGTTCTCGGTTTCGGTCGCTCGGCGCATCTCCACCGCAAGCATGCGCTGGAGAATGACCGGGCGGTCGTGATCGAGATCATCGACGAGGAGCAGCGGCTCCGCGACTTTGCGGCGCAGCTGACCGAAATACCGGACATCGGGCTCATCACGCTCGAAGCGGTCGAAATCCTCGGCGGGAAATCCGCCGCGGAGCCCCCCGATGTTCAGAGCTGA
- a CDS encoding SRPBCC family protein: MFSVGTSLRLPVPIGRVWRLLVDIERYDDWHPTLRFTDRPGDDERVGYVYSPRGKRGPEFASEGRITGLDWLTGFSWRTGTRGLLVIEESYRLEKLGQGVEVTHRLECAGLFSWLGYPILRRVCSVFLKRSNMALEQQLRRTTVQSRYARPSGRRA; encoded by the coding sequence ATGTTCTCGGTAGGCACCTCGCTCCGCTTGCCGGTCCCGATCGGGCGGGTCTGGCGACTGCTCGTCGATATCGAGCGGTACGACGACTGGCATCCGACGCTCCGTTTCACCGATCGTCCGGGAGATGATGAGCGCGTAGGCTATGTCTATTCTCCGCGCGGGAAGCGGGGTCCGGAATTTGCATCCGAGGGGCGGATAACCGGCCTCGACTGGCTGACGGGCTTCTCCTGGCGGACAGGCACGCGCGGGCTGCTCGTCATCGAGGAGAGCTACCGGCTCGAAAAGCTCGGCCAAGGGGTGGAGGTTACCCATCGCCTGGAATGCGCGGGTCTCTTCTCATGGCTCGGCTATCCCATTCTGCGGCGGGTTTGCAGCGTTTTTCTCAAGCGCTCGAACATGGCGCTCGAACAGCAACTCCGTCGCACGACAGTTCAGTCCCGCTACGCGCGGCCAAGCGGGCGCCGCGCATGA
- a CDS encoding heavy metal translocating P-type ATPase gives MSDQLRLDIPLLLPEVADTADRCVARLTSELEGREGVDKVHVVRSSDGSPPQLCIHYRPDILPLERVRQLARSAGAELTGQYQHLFWDDLEGVGHARRARTIGLKLREMPGVIEAEVGAAGTLRAEFQRSETSIEMIRKTLSDMGVTQKSTAVAAAAPAQAAHQHGDDGHDHGPDHAHGPDHKHGHTGEDSHDHGHDHGGIFGERTELIFALLCGLVLGIGFAIEKLAAAPEWVPLAFYIAAYGFGGWFTVREAIENLKLKRFEIDTLMLVAAAGAAALGAWAEGALLLFLFSLGHALEHYAMGRAKRAIEALAELAPQTATVKDADGTAREVPVEQLAIGDTVIVKPNERLAADGFVVVGRTAIDQAPVTGESVPVDKEPVADRAQAAAKPDALDAKYRVFAGTINGYGAIEIAVTRLAADTTLAKVVKMVSEAETQKSPTQRFTDKFERIFVPSVLALVFVLLFAWVVVDEPFRDSFYRAMAVLVAASPCALAIATPSAVLSGVARAARGGVLVKGGGPLENLGSLTALAFDKTGTLTEGKPRITDVLPASGVPKEELLRIAVAVERLSDHPLAAAIARDGEAMLTSTRVPVADDLNSLTGRGVTAKVEGETVLIGKAEMFGADGIAPIGGEVAAAIAGLREQGRTTMVVRMGDRDLGAIGLMDTPREAARTAIAKLRELGIGRMIMISGDHQKVAESIAAEVGIDEAWGDLMPDQKVDAIRDLKAQQPVAMVGDGVNDAPAMASATVGIAMGAAGSDVALETADVALMADDLAHLPFAIGLSRQTRRIIRQNLVVSLGVVVVLVPATIFGLGIGAAVAAHEGSTLVVVANALRLLAYRDRSMG, from the coding sequence ATGAGTGACCAGTTGCGGCTCGATATTCCGCTTCTCCTCCCCGAAGTCGCCGATACCGCCGACCGCTGCGTCGCGCGCCTGACGAGCGAACTCGAAGGACGCGAAGGCGTCGACAAGGTCCATGTTGTCCGCTCAAGCGACGGTTCGCCGCCACAGCTCTGCATCCATTACCGTCCGGATATTCTCCCGCTCGAACGCGTGCGGCAGCTCGCGCGCAGCGCCGGTGCCGAGCTCACCGGCCAGTATCAGCATCTCTTCTGGGATGACCTCGAAGGCGTCGGCCACGCCCGTCGCGCGCGGACGATCGGACTGAAGCTTCGCGAAATGCCGGGCGTGATCGAGGCCGAAGTCGGCGCCGCCGGTACGCTGCGCGCCGAGTTCCAGCGCTCGGAGACCTCCATCGAAATGATCAGAAAGACACTCTCGGATATGGGCGTCACTCAGAAATCGACTGCCGTCGCCGCGGCTGCCCCGGCACAAGCCGCCCACCAACATGGCGATGATGGCCATGACCATGGTCCGGATCACGCGCATGGGCCAGATCACAAACATGGCCATACGGGCGAGGATAGCCACGACCATGGCCATGATCATGGCGGCATCTTCGGCGAGCGGACCGAGCTGATCTTCGCGCTGCTGTGCGGTCTCGTCCTCGGCATCGGCTTTGCGATCGAGAAGCTCGCCGCGGCGCCGGAGTGGGTGCCGCTCGCATTCTATATTGCCGCTTATGGCTTCGGTGGCTGGTTCACTGTCCGCGAGGCCATCGAGAATCTGAAGCTCAAGCGCTTCGAGATCGACACGCTGATGCTCGTCGCCGCGGCCGGCGCTGCCGCGCTTGGTGCGTGGGCCGAAGGCGCGCTGCTCCTCTTCCTCTTCAGCCTCGGCCATGCGCTCGAACATTATGCCATGGGCCGCGCCAAGCGCGCAATCGAGGCGCTTGCGGAGCTGGCGCCGCAGACCGCGACGGTGAAGGATGCCGACGGGACGGCTCGCGAAGTCCCGGTCGAGCAGCTGGCGATTGGCGACACCGTCATCGTCAAGCCCAACGAGCGTCTTGCCGCCGACGGCTTCGTCGTCGTTGGCCGCACGGCGATAGATCAGGCTCCGGTGACCGGCGAGAGCGTCCCCGTCGACAAGGAACCGGTGGCCGATCGTGCGCAGGCCGCGGCAAAGCCCGATGCACTCGACGCAAAATATCGCGTCTTCGCGGGCACCATCAACGGCTATGGCGCGATCGAGATCGCGGTAACCCGTCTTGCGGCCGATACCACGCTCGCTAAGGTCGTGAAGATGGTGAGCGAGGCGGAAACGCAGAAATCGCCGACCCAGCGCTTCACCGACAAGTTCGAGCGCATCTTCGTGCCGAGCGTGCTCGCGCTTGTGTTCGTCCTGCTCTTCGCCTGGGTCGTTGTCGACGAGCCGTTCCGCGACAGCTTCTATCGCGCCATGGCGGTCCTTGTCGCGGCAAGCCCGTGCGCGCTCGCGATCGCGACGCCGAGTGCCGTCCTGTCGGGCGTTGCGCGTGCGGCGCGCGGCGGCGTGCTGGTCAAAGGCGGTGGCCCGCTCGAAAATCTCGGCTCGCTGACCGCGCTGGCGTTCGACAAGACGGGAACGCTCACCGAAGGAAAGCCGCGCATCACCGACGTCCTGCCGGCCAGCGGCGTGCCGAAGGAGGAACTGCTGCGGATCGCGGTGGCGGTCGAGCGGCTGAGCGATCATCCGCTTGCCGCTGCCATCGCGCGCGATGGCGAGGCCATGCTGACGTCGACGCGCGTACCGGTGGCGGACGACCTTAACAGCCTGACGGGTCGCGGCGTCACGGCAAAGGTCGAGGGCGAAACCGTCCTGATCGGCAAGGCCGAAATGTTCGGTGCCGACGGCATCGCGCCGATCGGCGGCGAAGTGGCGGCTGCGATCGCCGGCCTCCGCGAGCAGGGCCGCACGACGATGGTCGTTCGTATGGGCGACCGCGATCTTGGCGCGATCGGTCTGATGGACACGCCGCGCGAAGCGGCGCGCACCGCGATCGCCAAACTGCGCGAGCTCGGCATCGGCCGGATGATCATGATTTCGGGCGATCACCAGAAGGTCGCGGAATCGATTGCCGCCGAGGTCGGGATCGACGAGGCCTGGGGCGACCTGATGCCCGATCAGAAGGTCGACGCCATTCGCGACCTCAAGGCGCAGCAGCCGGTCGCCATGGTCGGTGACGGCGTCAATGACGCACCGGCGATGGCGAGCGCCACCGTCGGGATCGCGATGGGCGCCGCGGGGTCCGATGTTGCCCTCGAAACCGCCGACGTCGCGCTGATGGCCGATGACCTCGCTCATCTGCCGTTCGCGATCGGACTTAGCCGCCAGACGCGCCGCATCATCCGCCAGAATCTGGTGGTCAGCCTCGGCGTCGTCGTGGTCCTCGTGCCGGCGACGATCTTCGGACTCGGAATCGGTGCGGCGGTCGCGGCGCACGAAGGCTCGACCCTCGTCGTCGTCGCCAACGCGCTTCGCCTGCTCGCCTATCGCGATCGCAGCATGGGCTGA
- a CDS encoding efflux RND transporter permease subunit, producing MNFKNISAWSIRNPIPPLVMFFGLTVAGIVSFLMMGVQSDPDIDFPGAIVIIAQPGAAPTELETQVTQRVEAAVRTIEGIDELNSTVTEGQSQTFVQFAIGTPIDRAVTDIRDKITQIRSNLPNGILEPQVIRLSTSGNTLAYWSASATDMTLEELSWYVDNVVAKRLIAVPGMGDAYRRGGVSREIRVILNPERMRAYGLTAAAVNTQLVQLNVNAAGGRMEVAGSEQAVRILGNASSANALGETLISVGTNRTVRLADIAEVKDLYAEQRSVSKQDGRQVLTFGFERAKGASDVTVYDAAVEELRKLEKENPKVKFTELFSDIEYTKGQYHSAINAMVEGAILAVVVVFLFLRDWRATLISALAIPLSAVPTFLFMDLMGFSLNMMTLLALSLVAGVLVDDAIVEIENIVRHMRMGKSAYQASIDAADEIGLAVLATTMTIVAVFLPVGLMPGVAGQYFKNFGLTVVAAVLMSLAVARMITPMLAAYFLSAQGPQKHGEGPLIDTYMRILRWSLDTSGAAAARARGGRWKWLGYIKDHRVWVVGIGVLALFATIFSFSLLPMTFQPSIDSDTSRVAIQLAPGATLEQTEAVADEVTDLMKRDPLVESALSRIDVGTATVYLKLRKDRELTSTEFEKDRAPRLAQVPDARINFQSQHGGGGGSSRDISITLGSDDPKKLEDVGNRLLAEMARVKEIRSPRVEGNLQRPEIVIRPRFALAAQLGVTTQALSQSIRVATLGEIDQNSAKFSLSDRQIPVRVALAETARERLDTLRNMPVPTRNGGTVPLSVVAEIGFGAGPTQINRTNQVRQLTIGADLAPGLVTGQAMDKVEALPALKALPAGVTRLVLGSAKWQAEMLRNFAIAVVSGIFLVLAVLILLYRKIIPPFVNMGSLLLAPLGGAVALLLTGYPLSLPVFIGVLMLLGIVGKNSILLVDFAIEEMASGVPRDEAIVDAGHKRAQPILMTTVAMVAGMIPTALSLTGDGAWRAPMAVTVIGGLILSTMLTLLIVPASFSLAAGFERRMVPRLRRWFTTGGAHADPSPAGVTDIGAGQSPAADR from the coding sequence ATGAACTTCAAGAATATCTCGGCCTGGTCCATCCGGAACCCGATCCCGCCGCTCGTCATGTTCTTCGGTCTGACGGTGGCGGGCATCGTCTCCTTCCTCATGATGGGGGTCCAGAGCGATCCCGACATCGATTTTCCGGGCGCCATCGTCATCATCGCCCAGCCGGGCGCCGCGCCCACCGAACTCGAAACGCAGGTCACGCAGCGTGTCGAGGCGGCGGTGCGGACGATCGAGGGGATCGACGAGCTCAATTCGACGGTTACCGAAGGCCAGTCGCAGACCTTCGTCCAGTTCGCGATCGGCACGCCGATCGACCGGGCGGTGACTGACATTCGCGACAAGATCACCCAGATCCGCAGCAACCTGCCGAACGGCATCCTCGAACCGCAGGTTATCCGCCTCTCTACCTCGGGCAACACGCTTGCCTATTGGTCGGCTTCGGCCACCGATATGACGCTCGAGGAATTGAGCTGGTATGTCGACAATGTCGTCGCGAAGCGGCTGATCGCGGTCCCCGGCATGGGCGACGCCTATCGCCGGGGCGGCGTCAGCCGCGAAATCCGCGTCATCCTCAACCCCGAACGCATGCGCGCCTACGGCCTTACCGCCGCCGCGGTGAACACCCAGCTCGTCCAGCTCAATGTCAATGCGGCCGGCGGCCGGATGGAGGTCGCGGGCTCCGAGCAGGCGGTGCGTATCCTCGGGAACGCGAGCAGCGCCAACGCGCTCGGCGAGACGCTAATCTCGGTCGGGACGAACCGGACCGTGCGCCTCGCCGATATCGCCGAGGTCAAGGATCTCTACGCCGAGCAGCGCTCGGTCTCGAAGCAGGACGGGCGGCAGGTGCTGACCTTCGGCTTCGAGCGCGCCAAGGGCGCCTCGGATGTGACCGTCTATGACGCTGCGGTCGAGGAGCTGCGAAAACTCGAGAAGGAAAACCCCAAGGTCAAATTCACCGAGCTGTTCAGCGATATCGAATATACCAAAGGCCAATATCATTCGGCGATCAATGCGATGGTCGAGGGCGCGATCCTCGCGGTCGTCGTCGTCTTCCTTTTCTTGCGCGACTGGCGGGCGACGTTGATCTCGGCGCTCGCCATCCCGCTGTCGGCGGTCCCGACCTTCCTGTTCATGGACCTCATGGGCTTCTCGCTCAACATGATGACCTTGCTCGCGCTCAGCCTCGTTGCCGGCGTGCTGGTCGACGATGCGATCGTCGAGATCGAGAATATCGTGCGCCACATGCGGATGGGCAAATCGGCCTATCAGGCCTCGATCGATGCGGCCGACGAGATCGGCCTCGCGGTGCTCGCGACAACCATGACGATCGTCGCGGTGTTCCTGCCGGTCGGGCTGATGCCGGGCGTCGCCGGGCAATATTTCAAGAATTTCGGACTGACGGTCGTGGCCGCGGTGCTGATGAGCCTCGCGGTCGCGCGCATGATCACACCCATGCTCGCCGCCTATTTTCTCTCTGCGCAGGGTCCGCAAAAGCATGGCGAGGGCCCGCTGATCGACACCTATATGCGCATCTTGCGCTGGAGCCTCGACACCAGCGGGGCCGCTGCCGCGCGTGCGCGCGGCGGGCGCTGGAAATGGCTCGGTTACATCAAGGACCATCGCGTCTGGGTGGTCGGCATCGGTGTGCTGGCGCTCTTTGCGACCATTTTCAGCTTCTCGCTGCTCCCGATGACCTTCCAGCCGTCGATCGATTCCGACACGAGCCGCGTGGCCATCCAGCTCGCCCCGGGCGCAACGCTCGAACAGACCGAGGCAGTGGCCGACGAGGTGACCGATCTCATGAAGCGCGACCCGCTCGTCGAATCCGCCCTGTCGCGGATCGATGTCGGCACGGCGACGGTCTATCTGAAATTGCGCAAGGACCGCGAGCTGACCTCGACCGAGTTCGAAAAGGACCGCGCGCCGCGGCTAGCGCAGGTTCCCGATGCCCGAATCAACTTCCAGTCGCAGCATGGCGGCGGCGGCGGCAGCAGCCGCGACATCTCGATCACGCTCGGCAGCGACGACCCGAAGAAGCTCGAAGATGTCGGCAACCGGCTGCTTGCCGAGATGGCCCGCGTGAAGGAAATCCGGTCGCCGCGTGTCGAGGGCAATCTTCAGCGCCCCGAGATCGTCATTCGCCCGCGCTTCGCGCTCGCGGCGCAGCTCGGCGTGACGACGCAGGCGCTCAGCCAGTCGATCCGCGTCGCGACATTGGGCGAGATCGACCAGAATAGCGCGAAATTCTCGCTGTCCGACCGGCAAATCCCCGTTCGCGTCGCGCTTGCGGAAACCGCGCGCGAGCGGCTCGATACGCTGCGCAATATGCCTGTTCCGACCCGGAACGGGGGAACGGTGCCGCTCTCGGTTGTGGCCGAGATCGGCTTCGGCGCCGGCCCGACCCAGATCAATCGGACCAACCAGGTGCGCCAGCTCACCATCGGGGCCGACCTGGCTCCGGGTCTCGTGACCGGTCAGGCGATGGACAAGGTCGAGGCGCTGCCGGCGCTCAAGGCGCTGCCCGCCGGGGTCACGCGGCTGGTACTCGGGAGCGCCAAGTGGCAGGCCGAGATGCTGCGCAACTTCGCGATCGCGGTCGTATCGGGGATTTTTCTCGTGCTCGCTGTGCTGATCCTACTCTATCGCAAGATCATCCCGCCCTTCGTCAACATGGGCTCGCTTCTGCTCGCCCCGCTCGGCGGGGCGGTCGCGTTGCTGCTGACGGGCTATCCGCTCTCGCTTCCCGTGTTCATCGGCGTGCTGATGCTGCTCGGTATCGTCGGCAAGAACAGCATCCTTCTCGTCGACTTCGCGATCGAGGAAATGGCGTCGGGGGTGCCGCGCGACGAGGCGATTGTCGACGCCGGACACAAGCGCGCGCAGCCGATCCTGATGACCACGGTCGCGATGGTCGCGGGCATGATCCCGACCGCGCTGTCGCTCACCGGCGACGGCGCATGGCGCGCGCCGATGGCGGTCACGGTGATCGGCGGGCTCATCCTGTCGACGATGCTGACACTGCTGATCGTGCCGGCGTCCTTCAGCCTCGCGGCGGGCTTCGAACGCCGGATGGTCCCGCGCTTGCGCCGCTGGTTCACGACGGGCGGCGCGCACGCCGACCCATCGCCTGCGGGCGTCACCGACATCGGCGCGGGGCAAAGCCCGGCGGCCGATCGATAG
- a CDS encoding SRPBCC family protein, with product MEFEREHDLPYSPEQIWAVLGDFENHRIWNPYVRIEQLAEDPIAIRYSMRMDPHKPKFLEVSAAVLSARPGEELILDVKPSFILQFEESYILTPTASGTKFVHRYRCRGPFAWLRLPGIKTSFQRMIASIDGILLSYLKSKYSKPPPPPRRPKSKFKGGRR from the coding sequence ATGGAGTTCGAGCGGGAGCATGACCTCCCCTATAGTCCGGAGCAGATATGGGCGGTCCTCGGCGATTTCGAGAACCACCGGATCTGGAATCCCTATGTCCGGATCGAGCAGCTTGCCGAGGACCCGATCGCGATCCGCTATTCGATGCGCATGGATCCGCACAAGCCCAAGTTTCTCGAAGTCTCCGCGGCGGTGCTCTCCGCGCGCCCGGGCGAGGAGCTGATACTCGACGTCAAGCCGAGCTTCATCCTCCAGTTCGAGGAGAGTTATATCCTGACGCCGACGGCGAGCGGGACGAAGTTCGTTCACCGCTATCGTTGCCGCGGGCCCTTTGCCTGGCTCCGGCTTCCCGGCATCAAGACCAGCTTCCAGCGAATGATCGCGTCGATCGACGGCATCCTGCTCAGCTACCTCAAGTCCAAATACAGCAAGCCGCCACCGCCGCCGCGACGGCCCAAGTCCAAGTTCAAAGGTGGCCGGCGATGA
- a CDS encoding disulfide bond formation protein B, translating into MTSFPLLAPHKWRPLGAAWAIALLSSLAVLFVGEVMGQAPCDLCWFQRSFMFPLAIILGIAAFRSDRAIVPYGLALAAGGGLVAFYHSLLYVGVIPAPIVPCTGGPSCSGESMAIGGVPLPLPSLTAFALILTLLLNFQRRLKS; encoded by the coding sequence ATGACGAGCTTTCCGCTGCTCGCGCCGCACAAATGGCGTCCGCTCGGCGCGGCCTGGGCAATCGCCCTCCTGTCGAGCCTGGCCGTCCTCTTCGTCGGCGAGGTCATGGGCCAGGCGCCGTGCGACCTCTGCTGGTTCCAGCGTAGCTTCATGTTCCCGCTTGCGATCATTCTCGGCATCGCGGCGTTCAGGTCGGACCGCGCCATCGTTCCTTATGGGCTGGCGCTGGCTGCGGGCGGTGGTCTCGTCGCTTTCTATCATAGCCTGCTCTACGTCGGCGTCATTCCGGCCCCGATCGTCCCCTGCACCGGCGGTCCATCATGCTCGGGAGAGAGCATGGCAATCGGAGGCGTGCCGCTGCCCCTCCCGTCGCTGACCGCGTTCGCGCTCATCCTCACCCTCTTGCTCAACTTCCAAAGGAGACTGAAATCATGA